In Oncorhynchus kisutch isolate 150728-3 linkage group LG5, Okis_V2, whole genome shotgun sequence, a genomic segment contains:
- the LOC116352917 gene encoding uncharacterized protein LOC116352917 isoform X1 translates to MLERKRKHFCRPSANTRDIHHKSTTTQDDPIGTGMDNGVFDDNRSQVKQFSCHERHQGNDRTKVQRVSRQTLSESDFVHFPQINDTEVLTCECSSRSCQTVFWFRTLHNNLDIQFLLSLNNAGRTSHEPSVDEHRFKASKRDGGSKITFTLRLINISSEDAGLYTCMLQNQKENELWRPGVLLRPGGESNPFPCMALTLPILLMADYR, encoded by the exons ATGCTTGAAAGGAAAAGAAAGCACTTTTGCCGACCCTCAGCTAACACTCGAGACATACACCACAAGTCCACAACCACTCAAGATGACCCCATTGGGACTGGTATGGACAATGGTGTGTTTGATGACAACAG AAGCCAAGTGAAACAGTTCAGCTGTCACGAACGTCAtcagggaaatgaccggaccaaggtgcagcgtg TGTCCCGCCAGACACTTTCAGAGTCCGACTTTGTCCACTTCCCCCAGATAAACGACACAGAGGTCCTCACCTGTGAGTGTTCCAGCCGCTCCTGCCAGACGGTCTTCTGGTTCCGCACTCTCCACAACAACCTTGACATCCAGTTCCTTCTCAGCCTCAACAATGCTGGCCGGACCAGCCATGAACCCAGTGTGGACGAACACCGATTCAAGGCCAGTAAGCGGGATGGGGGAAGCAAGATTACTTTCACACTGCGCCTCATTAACATAAGTTCAGAGGACGCAGGGCTGTACACCTGTATGCTCCAGAACCAGAAAGAGAACGAGCTGTGGAGGCCAGGAGTTCTTCTCAGACCTGGAGGTGAGAGTAACCCATTCCCCTGCATGGCACTGACGCTTCCCATTCTTCTTATGGCTGATTACAGATGA
- the LOC116352917 gene encoding uncharacterized protein LOC116352917 isoform X2 encodes MLERKRKHFCRPSANTRDIHHKSTTTQDDPIGTGMDNGVFDDNSQVKQFSCHERHQGNDRTKVQRVSRQTLSESDFVHFPQINDTEVLTCECSSRSCQTVFWFRTLHNNLDIQFLLSLNNAGRTSHEPSVDEHRFKASKRDGGSKITFTLRLINISSEDAGLYTCMLQNQKENELWRPGVLLRPGGESNPFPCMALTLPILLMADYR; translated from the exons ATGCTTGAAAGGAAAAGAAAGCACTTTTGCCGACCCTCAGCTAACACTCGAGACATACACCACAAGTCCACAACCACTCAAGATGACCCCATTGGGACTGGTATGGACAATGGTGTGTTTGATGACAACAG CCAAGTGAAACAGTTCAGCTGTCACGAACGTCAtcagggaaatgaccggaccaaggtgcagcgtg TGTCCCGCCAGACACTTTCAGAGTCCGACTTTGTCCACTTCCCCCAGATAAACGACACAGAGGTCCTCACCTGTGAGTGTTCCAGCCGCTCCTGCCAGACGGTCTTCTGGTTCCGCACTCTCCACAACAACCTTGACATCCAGTTCCTTCTCAGCCTCAACAATGCTGGCCGGACCAGCCATGAACCCAGTGTGGACGAACACCGATTCAAGGCCAGTAAGCGGGATGGGGGAAGCAAGATTACTTTCACACTGCGCCTCATTAACATAAGTTCAGAGGACGCAGGGCTGTACACCTGTATGCTCCAGAACCAGAAAGAGAACGAGCTGTGGAGGCCAGGAGTTCTTCTCAGACCTGGAGGTGAGAGTAACCCATTCCCCTGCATGGCACTGACGCTTCCCATTCTTCTTATGGCTGATTACAGATGA